The following are encoded in a window of Streptosporangiales bacterium genomic DNA:
- a CDS encoding ABC transporter permease subunit: MTSLTQVVRKGGRMSFGVTRGVASTWTGTLSLVLVGLVVLAVAFAPLLAPYDPLAQDIQARLQGPSAEHWLGTDTLGRDLLSRAIFGARIEMSVAIPAGLIALVLGLTIGVVAGYVGGRTDRVLVVLMDSMQAFPAVILALALLSLLGPSQRNVILVIAVGFTPAYARMARASVFVVREQPYIEAERSLAAGNLRILGVHIVPNVIAPLFILMAINIPVAVTIASGLSFLGLGVPPPEPSWGVMLADAFAHVWESPWPLLVPAIALVLTTLGFTLLGESLRDHLDPRLSGVRGVTNG; this comes from the coding sequence ATGACGTCTCTGACCCAGGTCGTACGCAAGGGCGGCCGGATGTCGTTCGGTGTGACGCGAGGTGTCGCGAGCACGTGGACAGGCACGCTGTCACTCGTCCTCGTCGGGCTCGTGGTGCTCGCGGTGGCGTTCGCGCCGTTGCTTGCGCCGTACGACCCGCTGGCACAGGACATCCAGGCGCGCCTGCAGGGACCGTCCGCCGAGCACTGGCTCGGTACCGACACGCTCGGCCGCGACCTGTTGTCGCGGGCCATCTTCGGGGCGCGGATCGAGATGTCCGTGGCGATCCCCGCGGGGCTGATCGCGTTGGTGCTCGGGCTGACTATCGGCGTCGTCGCCGGGTACGTCGGCGGTCGCACCGATCGCGTGCTCGTGGTCCTGATGGACAGCATGCAGGCTTTCCCCGCGGTGATCCTCGCGCTCGCGCTGCTCTCCCTGCTCGGGCCGTCGCAGCGCAACGTCATCCTCGTCATCGCCGTCGGGTTCACGCCTGCGTACGCGCGGATGGCGAGAGCGTCGGTGTTCGTCGTACGCGAGCAGCCCTACATCGAGGCGGAACGCTCGCTCGCCGCGGGGAACCTGCGCATCCTCGGCGTGCACATCGTGCCGAACGTGATCGCGCCGCTGTTCATCCTGATGGCGATCAACATCCCGGTCGCCGTCACGATTGCCTCCGGGCTCTCGTTCCTCGGGCTCGGCGTGCCACCACCCGAACCGTCCTGGGGCGTGATGCTCGCCGACGCGTTCGCGCACGTGTGGGAGTCGCCGTGGCCGCTGCTCGTGCCGGCGATCGCGCTCGTGCTCACCACGCTGGGCTTCACCCTGCTCGGGGAGTCGCTGCGCGACCACCTCGACCCGCGGCTGTCCGGGGTGCGGGGAGTGACCAATGGCTGA
- a CDS encoding dipeptide ABC transporter ATP-binding protein — MAEPVLQVQGLHVNYRVKSHSFEVLHDIDLDVAAGSVVGIVGESGCGKSTLASAMMRLLPPNGRVTSGRLALHGRDLLTLSCRELREVRGREIGMIFQDPLTSLNPTFRVSTQMINAQRAHADTGGRRRDELRAEAVRMLERVGIPDPQLRIDDYPHQFSGGMRQRIIVATTLLLQPNVLICDEATSALDVTIQAQILQILTELCREQGTALVVISHDIGVISQLADQVLVLYAGRVVESGAAAEVLQRPQHPYTRKLLAAVPSRHRRDERLSTIPGRVPSLAELPAGCTFADRCHAAQDACTNGEPPLVDVAGRQVRCLPEVRDAAPSVELPGDAAPAASGAERESSVLVRTEQLRVHFAGRRGLLDRLSAKGPTAVRAVDGVDLGLDRGEIVGLVGESGSGKTTLGKALLRLVPVTGGQVVFDGTDIATLDRRRWRGVRRGLQMIFQEPYGSLSPRLRVDQLVTEPYRINKTPPQDQYGVDELLGLVGLAAEQATKYPHELSGGQARRVGIARALAMQPAVVVADEPTAGLDVSAAAAILNLLQDLRDRLSLTLLIITHDLNVVGYVADRIAVMKQGAIVEIDTADRVMDVPQHPYTRDLLAAIPELPHDAPSSA, encoded by the coding sequence ATGGCTGAGCCCGTGCTGCAGGTGCAGGGCCTGCACGTGAACTACCGCGTCAAGTCGCACAGCTTCGAGGTGCTGCACGACATCGACCTGGACGTCGCGGCGGGCAGCGTCGTCGGCATCGTCGGCGAGTCGGGGTGCGGCAAGTCGACGCTGGCGTCGGCCATGATGCGGCTACTGCCGCCGAACGGGCGCGTCACGTCCGGCCGGCTGGCACTGCACGGCCGCGACCTGCTGACGCTCTCCTGCCGGGAGCTGCGGGAGGTGCGCGGCCGCGAGATCGGCATGATCTTCCAGGACCCGCTCACCAGCCTGAACCCGACGTTCAGGGTGTCGACGCAGATGATCAACGCGCAGCGCGCACATGCCGACACCGGTGGTCGGCGGCGCGACGAGCTGCGCGCGGAAGCCGTGCGGATGCTGGAGCGGGTCGGCATCCCCGACCCGCAGCTGCGGATCGACGACTACCCGCACCAGTTCTCCGGCGGCATGCGGCAGCGGATCATTGTGGCGACCACGTTGCTGCTGCAGCCGAACGTACTCATCTGCGACGAGGCCACGTCCGCGCTCGACGTCACCATCCAGGCCCAGATCCTGCAGATCCTCACCGAGCTGTGCCGCGAACAGGGGACGGCGCTGGTCGTCATCTCGCACGACATCGGCGTCATCAGCCAGCTCGCCGACCAGGTGCTGGTGCTGTACGCGGGACGCGTGGTGGAGAGCGGCGCGGCGGCCGAGGTGCTGCAGCGTCCGCAGCACCCGTACACCCGCAAGCTGCTCGCCGCCGTGCCGTCCAGGCACCGCCGCGACGAACGGCTGTCGACGATACCTGGGCGGGTGCCCAGCCTCGCCGAGCTGCCGGCCGGCTGTACGTTCGCCGACCGGTGCCATGCCGCGCAGGACGCCTGCACCAACGGTGAACCGCCGCTGGTCGACGTGGCCGGCCGGCAGGTGCGCTGCCTGCCCGAGGTGCGCGACGCAGCGCCGTCCGTCGAGCTGCCCGGCGACGCGGCGCCTGCGGCTTCCGGCGCGGAACGCGAGTCGAGTGTGCTGGTGCGTACGGAGCAGCTGCGCGTGCACTTCGCCGGCCGCCGTGGGTTGCTCGACCGGTTGTCCGCGAAGGGACCGACCGCCGTACGTGCCGTGGACGGTGTCGACCTGGGCCTCGACCGCGGCGAGATCGTCGGTCTCGTCGGCGAGTCCGGCTCGGGCAAGACAACGTTGGGCAAGGCGCTGCTGCGGCTGGTGCCGGTCACTGGTGGCCAGGTGGTGTTCGACGGCACCGACATCGCGACCCTCGACCGCCGTCGGTGGCGTGGTGTGCGGCGCGGGCTGCAGATGATCTTCCAGGAGCCGTACGGCTCGCTGAGCCCGCGGCTGCGCGTCGACCAGCTCGTCACGGAGCCGTACCGCATCAACAAGACGCCACCGCAGGACCAGTACGGCGTCGACGAGCTGCTCGGCCTGGTGGGCCTCGCCGCAGAACAGGCGACCAAGTACCCGCACGAGCTGTCCGGCGGGCAGGCCAGGCGCGTGGGCATCGCCCGTGCCCTCGCCATGCAGCCGGCCGTCGTGGTGGCCGACGAGCCGACCGCCGGGCTGGACGTGTCGGCCGCGGCCGCGATCCTGAACCTGTTGCAGGACCTACGCGACCGGCTGTCGCTGACGTTGCTCATCATCACGCACGACCTCAACGTGGTCGGTTACGTGGCCGACCGCATCGCCGTGATGAAGCAGGGCGCGATCGTCGAGATCGACACCGCCGACCGGGTGATGGACGTACCGCAACATCCGTACACCAGGGACCTGCTGGCCGCGATCCCCGAGCTACCGCACGACGCGCCCAGCTCGGCCTGA
- the hppD gene encoding 4-hydroxyphenylpyruvate dioxygenase, whose protein sequence is MADTQPVDQVSDVDALVGAVPHDEREDPFPLKGMDAICFAVGNARQAAHYYSSAFGMRCVAYRGPEQGDREHASYVLESGKARFVFTAPVRGGTALGDHHHRHGDGVVDLALQVPDVEQAYAHAVAAGARGLAEPEVREDEHGKVVVAAIGTYGETRHSLVDRSNYSGPYLPGYVATEPIVAPPEKRLFQAIDHCVGNVELGRMNEWVDFYHRVMGFTNMKEFVGDDISTEYSALMSKVVANGNRRVKFPLNEPAVGKKKSQIDEYLEFYGGAGCQHIAIATNDIVRSVREMRARGVRFLRTPDTYYEELGNWIGETRVPLEVLRELGILADRDEDGYLLQIFTQPVQDRPTVFFELIERHGSMGFGKGNFKALFQAIEREQARRGNL, encoded by the coding sequence GTGAGTGACGTCGACGCCCTGGTCGGGGCCGTACCACACGACGAGCGGGAAGACCCGTTCCCGCTCAAGGGCATGGACGCGATCTGTTTCGCGGTCGGCAACGCCAGGCAGGCCGCGCACTACTACTCCAGCGCATTCGGCATGCGCTGCGTCGCTTACCGCGGGCCTGAGCAGGGCGACCGTGAGCATGCGTCGTACGTGCTCGAGTCCGGCAAGGCCAGGTTCGTGTTCACCGCGCCGGTGCGGGGCGGCACCGCACTGGGCGACCACCACCACAGGCACGGCGACGGGGTGGTCGACCTCGCACTGCAGGTGCCCGACGTGGAACAGGCGTACGCACACGCGGTCGCCGCGGGGGCGCGCGGTCTCGCCGAGCCCGAGGTGCGCGAGGACGAGCACGGCAAGGTCGTCGTCGCCGCGATCGGTACGTATGGCGAGACCAGGCACTCGTTGGTGGACCGGTCGAACTACAGCGGGCCTTACCTGCCCGGCTACGTGGCGACCGAGCCGATCGTGGCACCACCGGAGAAGCGCCTCTTCCAGGCCATCGACCACTGCGTCGGCAACGTCGAGCTCGGCAGGATGAACGAGTGGGTGGACTTCTACCACCGCGTCATGGGCTTCACGAACATGAAGGAGTTCGTCGGCGACGACATCTCCACCGAGTACTCCGCGCTGATGAGCAAGGTAGTCGCGAACGGCAACCGGCGGGTGAAGTTCCCGCTGAACGAGCCAGCGGTCGGCAAGAAGAAGAGCCAGATCGACGAGTACCTGGAGTTCTACGGCGGCGCCGGCTGCCAGCACATCGCGATCGCGACCAACGACATCGTCCGGTCGGTGCGCGAGATGCGTGCGCGGGGCGTACGGTTCCTGCGCACCCCGGACACGTACTACGAGGAGCTCGGCAACTGGATCGGCGAGACCCGGGTGCCGCTCGAGGTGCTGCGTGAGCTCGGCATCCTCGCCGACCGCGACGAGGACGGCTACCTGTTGCAGATCTTCACCCAACCGGTGCAGGACCGCCCCACGGTGTTCTTCGAGCTGATCGAGCGGCACGGCTCGATGGGGTTCGGCAAGGGCAACTTCAAGGCGTTGTTCCAGGCCATCGAGCGCGAGCAGGCCCGCCGCGGCAACCTGTGA
- a CDS encoding SMP-30/gluconolactonase/LRE family protein, with the protein MTGEILLTGLKIGESARWHDGRLWLSNWGTHHVLAVEPDGTTEVTATVPTTIPFSFDWLPSGELLVVSGPEGRLLRQQADGSLVDHADTAQLGTGLNEIVVDGRGNIYVNGGNDFHPGEGEAPGFIALVTPGGTVRRVAERIAFPNGMAVTPDGTTLIIAESFAGTLTAFDIAGDGSLSNRRVWAPLPGDGIVLDADGALWTPGWDEPGPACLRVAEGGQVLQTIPLDRACFACTLGGDDGRTLFMLTSDWHNDDGFEDNIERLLTGPETGQVVTARAPAPHAGHP; encoded by the coding sequence ATGACGGGCGAGATCCTGCTGACCGGCCTGAAGATCGGCGAGTCCGCACGCTGGCACGACGGCCGGCTGTGGCTGTCGAACTGGGGCACGCACCACGTGCTCGCGGTCGAACCCGACGGCACCACCGAGGTGACGGCCACGGTGCCCACCACCATCCCGTTCTCCTTCGACTGGCTGCCGAGCGGCGAGCTGCTCGTGGTGAGCGGTCCGGAAGGACGGCTGCTGCGCCAGCAGGCCGACGGGTCGCTGGTCGACCACGCCGACACGGCACAACTGGGCACCGGCCTGAACGAGATCGTCGTGGACGGCCGCGGCAACATCTACGTCAACGGCGGCAACGACTTCCATCCCGGCGAGGGCGAGGCACCTGGTTTCATCGCCCTCGTCACGCCGGGCGGGACGGTGCGGCGCGTGGCGGAGCGAATCGCCTTCCCCAACGGCATGGCCGTGACGCCCGACGGGACGACGCTGATCATCGCCGAGTCGTTCGCCGGTACGCTCACCGCGTTCGACATCGCCGGCGACGGCTCGCTGTCGAACCGGCGCGTCTGGGCACCGCTGCCTGGCGACGGCATCGTGCTCGACGCCGACGGCGCCCTCTGGACGCCCGGGTGGGACGAGCCCGGCCCCGCCTGCCTCCGTGTCGCCGAGGGCGGACAGGTTCTGCAGACGATCCCGCTCGACCGTGCCTGCTTCGCCTGCACGCTCGGCGGCGACGACGGCAGGACCCTGTTCATGCTCACCTCGGACTGGCACAACGACGACGGTTTCGAGGACAACATCGAACGCCTGCTGACCGGCCCGGAGACCGGCCAGGTCGTCACGGCACGTGCGCCGGCGCCGCACGCCGGGCACCCGTGA